The genomic region ACCCTCTGCTCCGGCGCCACAGGCCGAAACGGAGGACACACCAAAGCAGCCTCCTACcgcaccttcctctcccacatctcctccctcggtCTAGACCAAGCGATCAAAATCGCGAGGTTAGagcacaacaacatcaaggcAGTGCATTCATTCGCCAAGACCAACAATATCCAATGTGATCTGTTTGAAGGGGATACAACAGACATCATCTACGACACGGCGCAATGGGACGAGGCAAAAGAAGCGGTGCACAAAATGAGGGAAGTTTTCCCTGGGGATGATCCAGTGGGACGGTATATTTTGCtagggaaggaggagctggaaagggACTACTTTGTTCATGATTATGATTatgaggggaaaaaagaggaggtgagagggggggtgaggtATGCGGCCGGGGGGTTGTCGGCGTATAAGTTTGTtatggggttgttgaggtcaatggaggggaaggggttgaatgTTCAGGCCGAGACGGGGGTTAGCGAGGTAAagagggatggggaagggggcggatgggtggtgaagacggggaggggggaggtgagggcggggagggtggtgctggctaCGAATGGGTATGCTGCGGGGGTGATGCCGGAGGTGTTtcagggggtggttgtgccGTTGAGGGGGCAGATCACGGCGCACAGACCTGGGAGTAAGATGGCGAAGAAGGGGTGTTTGGACACGACGTATAGTTTTATTTATGAGGGGGGGTATGAGTACATGATTACGAGGCCGGAGGGGAGTGAGCTGGAAGGGGATGTCAtcatgggaggggggttggtgaggggggaggcggaggatgggttgagggagtTTGGGGTGAGTGATGATTCGGGGTTGAATCAGGGGATAAGTGAGTATTTGAGAGAGACGACAGCGAGGTATTTTgggagggattggggggatgatgatgctgagggTCGGATAAGACAGGAGTGGACTGGGATTATGGGGTTCAGCCCGGATGGGTTTCCGTTTGTAGGGGAGGTTCCGAACCAGAAAGGGCTATGGGTGAGCACCAGCTTTCAGGGACATGGGATGGTGCTGTGCTGGATGTGTGCGGATGctttggtgaagatgatgagagggacggaggaggaggagctgaaaAAGTGGTTTCCGGACATCTTTAGGATTACGGAGGAaaggctgaagaagaggttcAAGGGGAGGCTGAGTTGAGTGATCATAGATGGCCACTTCACTTCAGGCAGATACATCATGGTGTGAATTGGAATCGGCATCTGTGAAGAGGGTCTAATTATGTATCGTCCGAGATTGGAGCGCTTGGGTTGCACGAGATCTATGCTTTGTCCATGGAGATAACACGGGAATATGAGATTGGCGATGATCATTACCTGGCCCCATTGGGCCAACCCCACTCGATCTGGCTGCCCCATTGAGCATTTTCCCTCACATCGAGTTTGCTGTTGACTGCTGTGGGATAGAAATAAATTGCCAGTTTCCCCGTTTCCCGCCGTTCTGTCCTCGACTGTCCTCGATGATGATATGCATCGCTCCAGGCGCCCGGGTCCGGCACACACAGGGATGATGCGCCGGGATTCCCGCAGCCGGGAGCCGAGCATGTGGACCTGGGTCCATCTCGGGCTGGCTGCCCCACTCTCTTCAAAGCGGCACTACCCTTGCCAAGACAAAAAGCACTTAACCAAACTGCTGGGACAGAGGGGGAAACTCACCGCCATCCGTTGCCATCTGACCTTTTGACCTGCTGCCTGCTTTTGTCAAGGGCACAGGGCAAGCAATGGTCCATCTTCACCGGGACAACACCTCCGACTGACCTCACCATTCATTTCCGAAAAGTGCATAGTCTGGGCTGCTATTAAATGCCATGCCAAGGACCCCCTGGTGGCCAATATGTACCGCTCCACTCCCGCTTTGGGACCAACTCACACCCTGACCCCATCGCGGCTGCAACATTGCACCAGAGGTCTGGTAAAAGAAAGAGGAACCGCCCCCCTACCCCTACCCCGGCCATCTGATTTTctaggtttttttttccagcTTACCACTCTCTCGGGTCCGTCCCTTACCGAGTATTTCGATCTAGTCCCTCTCTCACACTCACGAGTTGGTTGGCTTCTCCCACCACACACGCATCAtctgtcaccaccaccatgacggGTGCCATACCCAAACCCGACGTCGCCATgtcaccaacaacgccaaagacaaaaacaaaaccatTATCACCAGTACAGCCAAACCgaagcccccctcccttcaggccctccacatcatcaaaaaTGACAATTGAAACACTCCTCTCgcaagatgaagacgagcTGCTGGCGGCGGTATGCACCGACTCAACAACAGGATTCTCGCTACTAGCAGCAGCGACAttggaaaaaggaaaagcgagggcgacgacgacgacgacgacaacatcaaacGACTCagccccatcatcccaaaTCAGCCCACGAGGCAGCCTCAATGAAAGCCCGACTGACTCGGCCGCCAACCTGGCGATAGAGGATATCGACAGCGTCAATTCGGATAGCTACCCGGCTTCGATGACGAGCTCGATCAAGGCTCATGTGtatgagggggggttgagatATCACGCGTACAAGAGCGGGAAGTACGCTTTTCCGAATGATGAGATTGAGCAGAACCGGGATGATATGAAGCACTCGAtgagtttgttgttgatgcagGGCGAGTTTTTTTATGCGCCGGTtaaggagaggttggaggagggggccgagGTGTTGGATCTGGGTGAGTTTTTTTCGTTTCGGGAATCAATTCATGTACGACATGACCTCGGTCGAAATGGCAAAGGCAGGCGGGCTGGAGGGATGCAAAGGGGAGAGTTACGCTCCAGGAAGTCAGCGGCTGCTTCAACAAGGAAGCAAAATCAGACAATTCGTGGCCAGCCGGCTCCAGATTCATGTCGTTCATTCATGATGCCCGCTGTGGGCAGTCAAGCAACCAATTTTTCCTGTCCGTCGTTGCGACCAGTTATGTTTCACGAAAGtgcaaaaaaaagaaaatctcGAAGCTGACCAAGCTGTGTGTTACGGCAGGTACCGGAACGGGCATATGGGCAATAGAAGGTAAGTGGCTCAAAAAGTTTCCTTTGATTCATCGGTGCGGAGACTTGCAGGAACGGTAGTTGTCGATGAGTGCACACTGGAGAAGCATACTCACATGACAAGGGCAACCGCATCAATCACCTCCGAAAACACTGCTGACAACTGACTTTCTCTAGTCGGCGACAAATACCCAAACACCACAGTCACCGGCATCgacctctcccccatccagCCAAACTACGTCCCCGAGAACGTCCACTTCTTCGTCGACGACTTTGACGAAGAATGGGTCGACCCGGACGACAAGTACGACTTTATCCACATCCGAAATGTGATGCACTCCGTAACGGATACAAAAGCGCTGCTTTCGCGGGTGATGCGGTAAGCTTggatccccccctcccaccttcCACCATCTATCTGCGTCTAACCCACCCCTGTTAGCCACCTCAAACCAGGAGGCTACATCGAAATCCAAGACCTagacatcacccccctctccgacgacgacaccctcacccccacgACCCCCTACGCCCTACGGGATTTTCTAAAATACATGGCCGCCGGGCTCGCAGCCCTGGGATCGCACATGCACGCCGTCCACAAACTACCCGATGAGCTCGAAGCGGCTGGCTTCGAAGACATCAAGAAATCCAAACACAAAGCGCCCATAGGGATGTGGCCCAAGGACAAGAGGTTACGACTTTGCGGGTTGTTTTTGAggacggcgatgatggatgggctGAGGGGTGTGAGCCAGAGGCCCATGGCGGCGTTGGGGTGGACGCCGCTGCAGATCGAGATGGTGTTGGTCAATGTGAGGAAGGCGTTGATGGATCCAAAGGTGCATGCGTATTTTACTTTTCATGTCATCTATGCTAGGAAACCGCTGCAGGCAGGAGGGGGTCCTGGGTCTGATGAACCATGACGACATGAGGGGCCTATCCATCTGGAAATGAAATACGGCAAGTGC from Podospora bellae-mahoneyi strain CBS 112042 chromosome 4, whole genome shotgun sequence harbors:
- a CDS encoding hypothetical protein (EggNog:ENOG503P326; COG:S): MDERASLPVSLPVPNPTTSYWHTLTPPPLTLSPTHRSTPDLPSRCDTVIIGSGISGAAIAYNLLQSHNTTTTTTTSPPNILLLEARTLCSGATGRNGGHTKAASYRTFLSHISSLGLDQAIKIARLEHNNIKAVHSFAKTNNIQCDLFEGDTTDIIYDTAQWDEAKEAVHKMREVFPGDDPVGRYILLGKEELERDYFVHDYDYEGKKEEVRGGVRYAAGGLSAYKFVMGLLRSMEGKGLNVQAETGVSEVKRDGEGGGWVVKTGRGEVRAGRVVLATNGYAAGVMPEVFQGVVVPLRGQITAHRPGSKMAKKGCLDTTYSFIYEGGYEYMITRPEGSELEGDVIMGGGLVRGEAEDGLREFGVSDDSGLNQGISEYLRETTARYFGRDWGDDDAEGRIRQEWTGIMGFSPDGFPFVGEVPNQKGLWVSTSFQGHGMVLCWMCADALVKMMRGTEEEELKKWFPDIFRITEERLKKRFKGRLS
- a CDS encoding hypothetical protein (EggNog:ENOG503PB59; COG:S); this encodes MTGAIPKPDVAMSPTTPKTKTKPLSPVQPNRSPPPFRPSTSSKMTIETLLSQDEDELLAAVCTDSTTGFSLLAAATLEKGKARATTTTTTTSNDSAPSSQISPRGSLNESPTDSAANLAIEDIDSVNSDSYPASMTSSIKAHVYEGGLRYHAYKSGKYAFPNDEIEQNRDDMKHSMSLLLMQGEFFYAPVKERLEEGAEVLDLVTLQEVSGCFNKEAKSDNSWPAGSRFMSFIHDARCGQSSNQFFLSVVATSYVSRKCKKKKISKLTKLCVTAGTGTGIWAIEVGDKYPNTTVTGIDLSPIQPNYVPENVHFFVDDFDEEWVDPDDKYDFIHIRNVMHSVTDTKALLSRVMRHLKPGGYIEIQDLDITPLSDDDTLTPTTPYALRDFLKYMAAGLAALGSHMHAVHKLPDELEAAGFEDIKKSKHKAPIGMWPKDKRLRLCGLFLRTAMMDGLRGVSQRPMAALGWTPLQIEMVLVNVRKALMDPKVHAYFTFHVIYARKPLQAGGGPGSDEP